From Mucilaginibacter rubeus, a single genomic window includes:
- a CDS encoding RNA polymerase sigma factor: MALYGNYSDDDLITLLRQDDISAFTAIHSRYYKALYQHAYKRLPDRDTVKDILQDLFISIWAQRGSIDVKGSLEAYLCTAVRNKVLNFFKHEKVKSNYIASLIHFEETGKCTTDEKLRNKELIALVKAEVNSLPPKMKQVFELSRDSNLSHNEIAEILDISPLTVRKQVNNSLKILRVKLASYLLTFFL; the protein is encoded by the coding sequence ATGGCTTTGTACGGTAACTATAGTGATGACGATTTGATAACGCTGTTAAGGCAAGATGACATATCTGCTTTTACGGCGATTCATTCGCGCTATTATAAAGCGTTATATCAGCATGCTTATAAAAGACTACCAGACAGGGATACTGTTAAAGATATCCTTCAGGACCTATTTATCTCTATATGGGCCCAAAGGGGATCAATTGACGTTAAAGGTAGTTTAGAGGCTTATTTGTGCACAGCTGTCCGAAACAAAGTTTTAAATTTTTTCAAGCACGAGAAAGTTAAATCTAACTACATCGCCTCGTTGATTCACTTTGAGGAAACCGGTAAGTGCACCACAGACGAAAAGTTAAGGAATAAAGAGCTTATTGCCTTGGTTAAGGCCGAGGTAAACTCTTTACCTCCAAAAATGAAACAGGTATTTGAATTAAGCAGGGATTCGAACTTGTCCCACAACGAAATTGCCGAAATATTAGATATAAGCCCATTAACCGTTAGAAAACAGGTAAATAATTCTTTAAAAATATTGAGGGTGAAATTAGCATCATACCTGCTAACGTTTTTTCTATAA
- a CDS encoding alpha-L-fucosidase — protein MKNLLSIIAMGFCSTAYAQNYTAISSSDSKQEIVNKAAHITPSPRQLRWQQLEFTAFFHFGMNTFTNQEWGSGKEDTKLFNPTQLDAAQWVRTSKQAGIKQVIITAKHHDGFCLWPSKYTEHSVKNSPWKNGQGDVVKEVAEACHAQGVGFGIYLSPWDRNNPDYGDSEKYNAYFMNQLTELLSNYGRVDEVWFDGANGEGPNGKKPVYHFEEWYSLIRKLQPGAVIAIMGPDVRWVGTESGYGRLSEWSVVPIDKQTNASTAQNSQKDIAFAPKGDMTGDDLGSRDKIGNAQALAWYPAETDVSIRPGWFYHEAEDNKVKSPEKLLDIYYSSVGRNSVLLLNIPPDKRGLINEHDQKNLLEWKNIIDKTFKNNLIKGALISSKNGINTAALAKGGLDNYWTTKGRDTSSVIQIILSKPQTFDVLCLQENITVGQRIEKFSLEYFNGTTWEQATEGTTVGAKRLIRFNAITAQKVRLKILASRLNPTLTTLGLFKQFTGN, from the coding sequence ATGAAAAATCTATTATCTATAATAGCTATGGGCTTTTGCTCTACAGCTTATGCACAAAATTATACAGCCATTAGCTCAAGCGATTCCAAACAGGAAATTGTAAATAAAGCCGCGCACATTACTCCTTCACCAAGGCAATTACGCTGGCAGCAGTTGGAGTTCACCGCGTTTTTCCATTTTGGCATGAACACCTTTACCAACCAGGAGTGGGGCAGTGGCAAAGAAGACACTAAACTGTTTAATCCAACTCAGCTGGATGCCGCCCAATGGGTACGTACCAGTAAACAGGCGGGGATAAAACAGGTGATCATTACGGCCAAACATCATGACGGCTTTTGTCTGTGGCCCAGTAAGTACACTGAACATTCTGTAAAAAATAGTCCCTGGAAAAACGGGCAGGGTGATGTAGTAAAAGAAGTTGCCGAGGCCTGCCATGCTCAGGGTGTTGGTTTTGGTATTTATCTTTCACCATGGGACAGGAATAATCCTGATTATGGCGATTCCGAAAAATATAACGCCTATTTCATGAACCAGCTAACCGAATTATTAAGTAATTACGGCCGGGTTGATGAGGTTTGGTTTGATGGTGCTAATGGTGAGGGCCCTAACGGCAAAAAACCAGTATATCATTTTGAAGAATGGTATAGCCTGATCCGTAAGCTGCAACCGGGCGCGGTTATAGCCATCATGGGTCCTGATGTACGCTGGGTTGGTACCGAAAGCGGTTATGGCCGTTTATCGGAGTGGAGTGTTGTTCCAATTGACAAGCAAACCAATGCCAGTACCGCTCAAAATTCGCAAAAGGATATCGCCTTTGCGCCAAAGGGAGATATGACGGGTGATGACCTCGGTAGCCGGGATAAGATTGGCAACGCGCAGGCCCTTGCCTGGTATCCCGCCGAAACAGATGTATCCATCAGGCCGGGATGGTTTTATCATGAGGCGGAGGACAATAAAGTAAAATCTCCCGAAAAGCTATTGGATATCTATTATAGTTCTGTAGGCCGTAATTCGGTTTTACTGCTCAATATCCCGCCTGATAAAAGAGGCCTGATCAATGAGCACGATCAGAAAAATCTTTTGGAATGGAAAAATATCATCGACAAAACTTTTAAAAACAACCTTATAAAAGGAGCACTGATCAGCTCAAAAAATGGCATCAATACCGCTGCCCTGGCAAAAGGCGGTCTGGACAATTACTGGACTACAAAAGGGCGGGATACATCGTCGGTAATACAGATCATCCTGAGCAAACCACAAACATTTGATGTGCTGTGCCTTCAGGAAAACATCACCGTTGGCCAGCGTATTGAAAAGTTTAGCCTTGAATATTTTAATGGAACAACCTGGGAGCAAGCTACCGAAGGCACCACCGTTGGCGCGAAACGATTGATCCGGTTTAACGCCATAACCGCGCAAAAGGTAAGATTAAAAATACTGGCGTCCAGATTAAACCCAACTTTAACAACCCTGGGCTTATTTAAACAATTTACAGGGAACTAA
- a CDS encoding alkaline phosphatase family protein: MKKILVLILFAFFSAGSVSAQNTAKSGNIIVISIDGLRWKEIFHGAEKQLITGKKFNSQDSAQRINKYWAEDQQDRRAKLMPFVWSTIEKNGQLYGNRDLGSLVNVKNTYWFSYPGRSENLTGYADPKVNSNDYPDNPNKNVLEFINQQKGYTKKVVAFASWDAVARIINRNRNGMLVNNPFEDLKGSDLTEAEKLANEIQHYEPKIWGNGERLDATTYALAKSYIMAKHPKVVYLDLADTDDQAHEGRYDFYLDAIHSIDAMIGKLWTYVQNDPFYKNNTTIMIMPDHGRGDGNQWTSHGASIPHANDTWLMVLGPKVKRLGEVKDNGQIYQDQYAKTIAGLLGFNFTSVNPIGDPIPSVVN, encoded by the coding sequence ATGAAAAAAATATTAGTTTTAATCCTATTTGCATTTTTTAGTGCAGGATCTGTTTCTGCTCAAAATACTGCTAAATCCGGGAACATTATAGTTATATCTATAGATGGCCTCCGGTGGAAAGAAATTTTTCACGGGGCAGAAAAACAGCTCATTACCGGTAAAAAATTTAACTCACAGGATTCCGCTCAACGTATCAATAAATATTGGGCCGAAGATCAGCAGGACCGCCGGGCCAAACTCATGCCTTTTGTTTGGAGCACAATTGAAAAAAATGGTCAGTTATATGGTAACCGCGATCTGGGAAGCCTGGTAAATGTTAAAAATACCTATTGGTTCTCATACCCGGGCCGCAGCGAAAATTTAACAGGCTATGCCGATCCTAAAGTAAATTCAAATGATTACCCGGATAATCCTAACAAAAATGTGCTGGAATTTATTAATCAGCAAAAGGGATATACTAAAAAAGTGGTGGCTTTTGCCTCATGGGATGCCGTTGCCAGGATTATTAACCGTAACCGGAACGGTATGCTGGTAAATAATCCGTTTGAAGACCTGAAAGGAAGCGATTTGACAGAAGCCGAGAAATTGGCTAACGAAATACAGCATTATGAACCTAAAATATGGGGTAATGGCGAACGCCTGGATGCTACAACCTACGCGCTGGCAAAATCATACATCATGGCCAAACACCCCAAAGTGGTTTACCTTGACCTGGCAGATACCGACGACCAGGCGCATGAAGGTAGATATGACTTTTACCTGGATGCTATACATAGTATAGACGCCATGATAGGTAAACTGTGGACGTATGTACAAAACGATCCGTTTTATAAAAACAATACTACCATTATGATTATGCCTGATCATGGCAGGGGCGATGGAAACCAATGGACGAGCCATGGCGCCAGCATTCCGCATGCAAATGATACCTGGCTAATGGTTTTGGGCCCTAAAGTAAAACGTTTGGGGGAGGTAAAGGATAACGGACAGATATACCAGGATCAATATGCAAAAACCATCGCTGGGTTATTAGGGTTCAATTTTACTTCCGTAAATCCTATCGGCGATCCCATTCCAAGTGTTGTAAATTGA
- a CDS encoding beta-N-acetylhexosaminidase encodes MKNLLLVLAISFCSVAHAQNYTAVVPEPVSLVQGKGTFVIDNHTSLIIPSGSPELTAQGNRANEWINTLLGFPLPVKNKTTASERSIKLLLNPALNNPINDEGYELSITEHEVKLQARKTAGIFYGLQTMRQLLSLSSEANKQQHSLPAVEIIDYPRLKWRGLMLDVSRHFFSKDFVKKYIDDMARYKFNIFHWHLTDDQGWRIEIKSLPRLTEVGAWRVPRTGQWWSYDPPQKNEKATYGGYYTQQDIKEVIAYAAERNITIVPEIDVPGHSLAAIAAYPYLSATGYIYPVNPGSKFYNIDDNTLNPADERVYTFLDKVFIEVAALFPGDYIHIGGDEATKYFWQQSAVVQDFMKQQGIKTAHELQSYFIKRVEKILKKKKKKLIGWNEILEGGLAPEATVMSWQGMQGGIDAAKQGHQVIFTPSSNTYLDLYQGDPLLEPDTYDMLRLQTAYQWNPVPTGIDSTLVLGGQGNLWSEAVPNGRHAEYMTWPRSLALSEVFWSPQAKQNWIGFQKKLEPQFKILDAAQINYSKAAFDVLATAKLDEQKQLLVSLSTDIDSLNIYYTLDNTNPDTSCARYNGTPIVIPKGIYQIRAQAFKGNAAAGKLLIAPREELEKRAR; translated from the coding sequence ATGAAAAATCTATTATTGGTATTAGCGATAAGCTTTTGCTCTGTAGCTCATGCGCAAAATTACACAGCCGTTGTTCCCGAGCCGGTATCTTTGGTTCAGGGTAAAGGTACATTTGTAATTGACAACCATACCTCCTTGATCATTCCGTCAGGTAGCCCCGAGCTTACCGCCCAGGGCAACCGTGCTAATGAATGGATCAACACGCTGCTGGGTTTTCCATTGCCTGTAAAAAACAAAACAACTGCTTCGGAACGCTCTATTAAGCTATTGTTGAACCCCGCATTAAACAATCCAATTAATGACGAAGGTTACGAGCTATCCATTACGGAGCATGAAGTAAAACTGCAGGCACGTAAAACAGCAGGTATATTTTATGGCTTACAAACCATGCGGCAACTGCTTTCTCTTTCAAGCGAAGCCAATAAGCAGCAACATAGCCTGCCTGCTGTAGAAATCATTGATTATCCCCGGTTAAAATGGCGCGGGTTGATGCTTGATGTAAGCCGGCACTTTTTTTCAAAAGACTTTGTGAAAAAATATATTGATGATATGGCCCGCTATAAATTCAATATATTTCACTGGCACTTAACAGACGATCAGGGATGGCGCATTGAAATAAAATCACTGCCCCGCTTAACGGAAGTGGGTGCCTGGCGCGTGCCCAGAACAGGGCAGTGGTGGTCTTATGATCCGCCTCAAAAAAACGAAAAGGCTACTTATGGCGGGTATTATACGCAGCAGGATATAAAAGAAGTTATTGCCTACGCAGCCGAAAGAAATATAACCATTGTGCCCGAAATTGATGTCCCAGGTCATTCGTTGGCAGCCATTGCAGCCTATCCTTATTTGTCTGCAACAGGCTACATTTACCCCGTAAACCCCGGAAGTAAATTTTATAATATTGACGATAATACCTTAAACCCCGCAGACGAACGCGTGTATACCTTTCTGGATAAAGTTTTTATTGAAGTAGCTGCTTTATTTCCGGGAGATTACATCCATATCGGCGGCGACGAAGCCACAAAGTACTTCTGGCAGCAGTCGGCAGTTGTGCAGGATTTTATGAAACAACAGGGGATAAAGACGGCGCATGAATTACAAAGCTATTTTATAAAAAGAGTAGAAAAAATCCTGAAGAAAAAGAAGAAAAAATTAATTGGCTGGAATGAAATTCTGGAAGGTGGGCTGGCTCCTGAAGCAACAGTGATGAGCTGGCAAGGTATGCAGGGGGGGATAGATGCCGCCAAACAAGGGCATCAGGTTATTTTTACTCCGAGCAGTAATACATACCTGGATCTTTACCAGGGAGATCCGCTGTTAGAACCTGACACATACGACATGTTGCGTTTACAAACAGCGTATCAATGGAACCCTGTTCCAACAGGAATAGACAGCACATTGGTTTTGGGAGGACAGGGCAATTTATGGTCGGAGGCTGTGCCTAACGGGCGGCATGCCGAATACATGACATGGCCGCGATCACTGGCATTATCCGAAGTTTTTTGGTCGCCACAGGCAAAACAAAATTGGATTGGTTTTCAAAAAAAATTAGAGCCTCAATTTAAAATTTTGGATGCTGCGCAAATCAATTATTCCAAAGCAGCCTTTGATGTGCTTGCAACTGCAAAACTTGATGAGCAAAAACAGTTATTGGTTTCGCTTAGTACCGATATCGACAGTCTGAATATTTACTACACCCTTGATAATACCAACCCTGATACATCTTGCGCCCGTTATAACGGCACTCCAATAGTTATTCCCAAAGGTATCTACCAAATAAGGGCACAAGCATTTAAAGGAAATGCTGCCGCAGGAAAATTGTTGATTGCCCCGCGCGAAGAATTAGAAAAAAGGGCCAGGTAA